A single window of Nicotiana sylvestris chromosome 5, ASM39365v2, whole genome shotgun sequence DNA harbors:
- the LOC138869415 gene encoding uncharacterized protein, translating into MDKFLIKLNVGQPSSSFSQPSASSQINPEIQRETHPSPHLELNLESLEVDPKERLPISSYGPNIRDEVRRYYIQMGPCKPIGHVFPKTKFGNKMRQFCPTWFKGPYSQWLEYSIKADAAFCLCCYLFKNELESRGNGGDTFTKDGFRDWNKAVERLKAHVGDVNNIHHKCFNRMHDLKNQRQSILSSFDKQNEKVKTDYRMRLKASIDVARFLLRSGFPFRGHDESKDFEYKGPFLELLEWHGDMHPDVKKVILRHAPQNDMMICPTIQKEIVEACVKETTKAIIEDLGGDFFGILVDESKDISHKEQMALILRYVNKSGMIIERFLGIVHVSDTSSQPLQKEIYSLLLKHSLSPSKIRGQGYDGASNMQGGKNGLKSLILKDTPSAYSIHCFAHQLQLALVALSKKHSDVDSFFYVVTNVLNTIGASFKRRVSLRQHQLDKLEELIKVGEVLTRQGLNQE; encoded by the coding sequence ATGGATAAATTTCTCATCAAGCTAAATGTTGGCCAACCAAGCTCTAGTTTTAGTCAGCCATCTGCGAGTTCACAAATAAATCCAGAAATTCAAAGGGAAACACATCCTTCCCCACATTTAGAGCTTAATTTGGAATCTCTTGAAGTGGATCCCAAAGAAAGATTACCTATTTCGAGTTATGGTCCAAATATTCGAGATGAAGTGAGGAGATATTATATTCAAATGGGGCCTTGTAAACCAATAGGCCATGTCTTTCCTAAAACTAAGTTTGGGAACAAAATGCGTCAATTTTGTCCCACTTGGTTCAAAGGACCATATTCTCAATGGTTGGAGTATAGCATTAAAGCGGATGCTGCATTTTGTTTATGTTGCTATTTATTCAAGAATGAACTCGAAAGTCGTGGTAACGGGGGAGATACATTTACAAAAGACGGTTTTAGAGATTGGAACAAAGCCGTGGAAAGACTTAAGGCACATGTTGGTGATGTGAACAATATCCATCATAAGTGTTTTAATAGGATGCATGATTTGAAAAATCAACGTCAATcgattctttcttcttttgacaAGCAAAACGAAAAAGTAAAAACTGATTATCGTATGCGCTTAAAAGCCTCAATAGATGTGGCAAGGTTTCTCTTAAGATCGGGATTTCCATTTCGTGGACATGATGAAAGTAAAGATTTTGAATATAAAGGCCCTTTTCTTGAACTTTTGGAATGGCATGGCGATATGCATCCGGATGTGAAAAAAGTAATATTACGCCATGCTCCACAAAATGATATGATGATTTGTCCGACAATTCAAAAAGAGATTGTGGAAGCTTGTGTTAAAGAAACAACTAAAGCTATTATCGAAGACTTGGGTGGTGATTTTTTTGGAATATTAGTTGATGAATCAAAAGACATCTCACATAAGGAGCAAATGGCTCTAATTTTGAGATATGTCAACAAAAGTGGAATGATTATAGAGAGATTCTTGGGTATTGTCCATGTGAGTGACACATCTTCCCAACCATTACAAAAAGAGATTTATTCTTTGCTTTTGAAACATTCATTAAGTCCATCCAAGATACGTGGACAGGGTTATGATGGTGCTAGTAATATGCAAGGGGGAAAAAATGGCCTCAAATCTTTGATTTTGAAAGATACTCCGTCTGCATATTCTATTCATTGTTTTGCTCATCAATTGCAACTAGCACTTGTAGCTCTTTCTAAAAAGCATTCGGATGTGGATAGTTTTTTTTATGTTGTCACTAATGTTTTGAATACTATTGGAGCTTCTTTTAAGCGCAGGGTTTCACTTCGGCAACATCAATTggataaattggaagagttgattAAAGTTGGAGAAGTTCTTACCAGACAAGGTTTGAATCAAGAATGA
- the LOC138869416 gene encoding uncharacterized protein, whose product MVEYEACILGLNIAIDINIQKLLVIGDSSLLVHQVQGELATKNSKILPYLHHVQELRKRFTNIEFRHVSIIQNEFANALATLSSMIQHPDKNFIDPIPVRIHNQPAYCAHVEEETDGKTWFYGIKEYLAKGEYPEHANHTQKRTLWRLYNHFFHNGGNLYKRTPDLGFLRCVDAKQAYKLLEKIHAGTCDPHMNGFVLAKKILRAGYLWMTMEIDCIQYVRKCYQCQVHADMIKVPPNEPNATISPWPFAAWGMDIIGPIEPTALNRHMFILVVIDYFTKWVEAHLIKL is encoded by the coding sequence ATGGTAGAGTATGAAGcgtgcatactaggactcaatatAGCAATCGACATAAATATTCAGAAGTtgttggtaatcggtgattcaagtttgcttgtgcaccaggtacaaggagagttggccaccaagaattccaagatattgccatatctgcaccatgtacaagaattgagaaagaggttcacgaataTAGAGTTTCGACATGTGTCCataattcagaatgagtttgccaatgcattggccaccttgtcatccatgatacagcacccggataagaatttcattgatcctatcccagtaagaattcataatcagccagcgtattgtgcccatgttgaagaggagACAGATGGAAAAACTTGGTTCTATGgtatcaaggagtatttggcgaaaggagaatatccggagcatgcaaaccacactcagaaacgcacactctgGAGATTGtacaatcacttcttccacaacggaggaaacttgtacaaaagaactcctgatttgggatttctaagatgtgtcgacgcaaaacaGGCTTATAAGCTACTCGAAAagatacatgctgggacctgcgacccgcatatgaatggtttcgtcttggccaagaagatacttagggccggttacctttggatgactatggagatagATTGTATCCAGTATGTCCGtaaatgctaccaatgtcaagtgcatgccgatatgataaaagtgccgcctaATGAGCCCAATGCAACAatctcaccttggccattcgccgcctggggaatggatatcatcggtccgatcgagccTACCGCTTTAAACAggcacatgtttattctggtagtcattgattacttcacaaaatgggtagaggctcaTCTTATAAagctataa
- the LOC138869414 gene encoding uncharacterized protein: MKHECLYHLDRFAAQNLLSMIQEFAFVFMLNLMFKVLLLTNELNKVLQKKDQDIVSAMGMLDLAKKRLQKMREEEWDSLMEEVCSFCSKHEIAIPNMDEDYVIGKSKRKRSEVSYLHHFRVEVFYAVIDLELQELNSRFDVVTSDLLLGMASLSPVDSFANFDKNKIMKLAKYYPSEFDENKLRELDFQLDTFIVYAQKCDSKFLNLKGIKDLARVMVETKVDQTWTHVYLLVKLTLIIPVATASVERAFSSMKYIKNDLRNRMDEDFLNNYLVCYIERGIFKTVSNDAIINRFQSMKTRRGQL, translated from the coding sequence ATGAAACATGAGTGTCTATATCATCTTGATAGATTTGCCGCACAAAATCTTTTGAGCATGATTCAAGAATTTGCATTTGTATTTATGTTGAACTTGATGTTTAAGGTGTTGCTATTAACTAATGAATTGAACAAAGTTCTACAAAAGAAAGATCAAGATATTGTTAGTGCTATGGGAATGCTTGACCTTGCAAAGAAAAGACTACAAAAGATGAGAGAAGAGGAATGGGACTCTTTGATGGAGGAGGTTTGCTCATTTTGTAGTAAACATGAAATTGCAATTCCCAACATGGATGAAGACTATGTTATTGGAAAGTCGAAACGTAAGAGATCCGAAGTTTCCTATTTACATCACTTTCGTGTGGAAGTATTTTATGCCGTTATTGATTTAGAGCTTCAAGAGCTTAATAGCCGTTTTGATGTAGTGACTAGTGACTTACTCCTTGGTATGGCTAGTTTGAGTCCGGTTGATTCATTTGCAAATTTTGACAAGAACAAGATAATGAAACTGGCCAAGTATTATCCAAGTGAATTTGATGAAAACAAGCTTCGGGAACTTGATTTTCAACTCGACACCTTCATTGTCTATGCTCAAAAGTGTGATAGCAAGTTTCTTAACTTGAAAGGAATTAAAGATCTTGCTAGAGTTATGGTTGAGACAAAAGTTGATCAGACTTGGACACATGTATATTTACTTGTGAAGTTGACTTTGATTATACCTGTTGCTACCGCAAGTGTGGAAAGAGCATTCTCATCGATGAAGTACATAAAAAATGATCTACGCAATAGGATGGATGAAGATTTTTTAAACAATTATTTAGTTTGCTATATAGAGCGTGGAATATTTAAGACTGTAAGTAATGATGCTATTATTAACCGTTTTCAAAGTATGAAAACTCGTCGAGGACAATTGTAA